One Corythoichthys intestinalis isolate RoL2023-P3 chromosome 9, ASM3026506v1, whole genome shotgun sequence DNA window includes the following coding sequences:
- the bin2b gene encoding bridging integrator 2b has product MADNKMGPNLQSGAGFLAKRVQKSLNRAQEKVLQKLGKTMETKDEHFEVCSQNLHKQQVDGTRLLKDVKAYFGAVKALHETSKRLSQTLREVYEPDWDGIEDLAVIIESEDLLWNDYEEKMNDQIVRTMENYTSQFPEVKERVSKRGRKLVDYDSARHHLESLQSAKKKDDGKIAKAEEEFNKAQNVFEEINNELREEMPALYQSRIGCYVTVFQNVSNLRDVFYKEMSVLNRDLYNVMKKLENQHSGKAFIIKGLSSPKRKSKKRRSLAISSPIPCNTAFPADHISINFTTQNGDAVAPTSPEPQTQSISSDISREEDSGIPTQIGVSSDSDLSSCDNSTHHRQSVCVSEPSDRSTSESLEEVEAEAELSTNQCESGVSKSEVSSEESAIPSDCALSDAPHIPNQEDNASEAQSEEVKTKNAPIPAPRRSFRSEKDLFPSAMENQEETKGDFDTKMSAGSQDDCDGQYPPGFLYKRVALKSHAEPEGGQLQFEEGDIILVFADTQKEGLVRGVKEENWQLHRDLENHAGTFSEDFIGPVQAE; this is encoded by the exons GTCCTTCAAAAACTGGGCAAAACCATGGAGACCAAGGATGAACATTTTGAGGTTTGCTCACAGAACCTCCACAAACAACAG GTGGATGGAACTAGGTTGCTTAAAGATGTCAAGGCCTACTTTGGTGCAGTGAAAG ctttacatgagacaTCCAAGCGACTGTCTCAGACGTTGCGAGAGGTATACGAACCTGACTGGGATGGAATAGAGGACCTTGCTGTCATTATTGAA agtgaAGATTTACTTTGGAATGATTACGAAGAGAAAATGAATGACCAGATTGTGCGCACCATGGAAAACTATACGAGTCAGTTTCCAGAGGTCAAG GAAAGAGTTTCTAAACGTGGTAGAAAGTTAGTGGATTATGATTCAGCACGTCACCACCTGGAATCGCTGCAAAGTGCCAAGAAGAAAGATGATGGTAAAATAGCTAAG GCAGAGGAGGAGTTCAACAAAGCCCAGAATGTCTTTGAAGAGATAAATAATGAGCTGAGGGAGGAGATGCCTGCTCTATATCAGAG CCGCATTGGTTGCTATGTGACTGTCTTCCAAAATGTATCAAATCTGAGAGATGTCTTCTATAAAGAAATGAGTGTG CTTAACAGGGATTTGTACAACGTGATGAAGAAACTAGAAAATCAACATTCTGGAAAAGCGTTCATCATAAAGGGTCTGAGCAG CCCCAAAAGGAAGTCAAAGAAGAGAAGGTCCTTGGCCATCTCCAGTCCAATCCCGTGCAACACAGCTTTCCCAGCCGATCACATATCCATCAATTTCACAACGCAAAATGGGGATGCTGTTGCACCCACCTCTCCTGAACCACAAACTCAAAGCATCTCAAGCGATATCAGTAGAGAAGAGGATAGTGGCATCCCCACCCAAATTGGGGTCTCTTCGGACTCTGACCTTAGCTCTTGTGATAACAGTACACACCATAGGCAGTCAGTGTGTGTCAGCGAGCCCAGTGACAGGAGCACAAGTGAAAGTTTAGAGGAGGTGGAAGCAGAAGCTGAACTATCTACAAATCAATGTGAATCTGGTGTCTCGAAATCTGAAGTTTCAAGTGAAGAATCAGCCATTCCCTCTGATTGTGCACTTAGTGATGCACCACACATTCCCAACCAGGAAGACAATGCAAGTGAAGCGCAATCAGAGGAAGTCAAGACCAAAAATGCACCAATTCCTGCCCCTCGTCGATCGTTCCGCTCGGAGAAAGATCTTTTTCCTTCTGCAATGGAGAACCAGGAGGAGACAAAAGGAGACTTTGACACCAAGATGTCCGCTGGGTCACAAGATGACTGTGATGGTCAATATCCACCTGGCTTTCTCTATAAG AGGGTAGCGCTAAAGAGCCATGCAGAACCTGAAGGTGGCCAGCTCCAGTTTGAAGAGGGAGACATAATCCTGGTCTTTGCTGACACACAGAAG GAAGGTCTGGTAAGAGGGGTCAAAGAGGAGAACTGGCAACTGCACAGAGATCTTGAAAATCATGCTGGGACTTTCTCAGAAGACTTCATTGGTCCTGTTCAGGCGGAATGA